The following is a genomic window from Butyricimonas faecihominis.
CGACGGGGCTCCCTCAGCCACGGGGTATGACGGGGAGGATGCCCGTGAACACGTGTGGGAGGTCGTGCGGGAAGGAAAGAAGAGAGGAATCGAGGTTCTGTCCGTGGGGATTGATAATTTCGAACAGGCGGATATGTATGAAGAGTTTATTCCTTATTCCGGTCCGGAGATCACAACGAAAATCTCTCAGTGGATTCGTAAGAAATTCATGTCGATAGCGGATGATAATTCATTTTAACGATAATAAAAAAACAGCATCAAAACCGATGCTGTTTTTTCATTTCTTATTATAATCCTAATTTCTTACGTATTGCTTTCGGAATAGCATCTTTGTGAACCATGATTGCCACGGTCTGCAAGCGACAGAATGGTTCGGACATATAAAGATAACCACCGAACGGGTTACGATCTTCTCCCCAAGAATTTTTGGTCTTATAATAGATCGTTCCGTTCTGATCCTTTAGCATTCCGGTGATGTGCATCAAGTGATCATCTGTTGTCTGGCGGTTGTTAAAAGTAAATTGACGTTTGTTGTCATCTACTCTCATTTCCGGTACGGGAGATTCGAAAGACTGCATTTTACGTTCCCGATCTTTTGCGCTAAGTGTGGTCCACTTGTCGATCTCGGCATTGATCATTTCCTCCGGGTTATTGGTCGGGAGAATGGCCAACCCGTTCGGATGGCTGAAACCGTTGTGGCTTACGTCTCCATCCCAGCATACGGAGTACCCGTTTTTCAAGGCGTTATTCATCACTTCCATTAACTCGTCAATCGGTAGATTGTAGTAACGGGCGTGCATCCAGTTATCGGGAATCGTGAGTTCCACCTCTTCGTAGAAAGGGTACATTTGGAAAGAAGTCAATTCCACGTAATCATTTAAATTTAGATCTAGGGATGCCGCAAAACTTTGCGGGGTATACTCCTTGCCCTCGTAAGTGAATGTTTCCGGGGTGTCACCCAGATAAGCCTCGATATATCTCATGAAACCTTTTGTCCACACGGGTGTAATTTGTCGGTTCGGATTTTTGTTCACGGCGTCAAGGATTCCTTGCAAAGCAGCCACCATTTCTGCATGAATGTGGAAATCTCGTCCGTATTGTAATCCGGTATATACTTCTTCCGGAACAATTCCGTATTTTTTGATCATATCTATTACGTCATGAGCTTGTCCTCCCTCGCTGAAGTTTGTCTTCCCGTGGAATTGAACGTAACGTAATCCTTTCTCGAAGTAGGCATTTTTAGCCACGTAAAGTTCTGCGAGATCATAGACAGGTTTGCCTTTACGCAGTAATTCGGATTCTAAGAATGAGAGAGTTGCGTAGTCCCAGCATGTTCCCACGCTTTGTTGATTCTTCACCGGGGTCGTTTTCAAGTCAACGACTGTTGTAAAGTTGTAGCCGGAACGAGGTCCGCCTTTTTGTGCAAACACGGCCGTGCTGATAGAAACAAGCAGGATGACCATGCATAAGAACGAATGTTTTATCATATCTGATTAATTTTGGTATTTTTACTTTGGTGGCGAAGTTAATTAAAATTTTGCATACACTAAAAATAATCTTTTACCGGCAAAACGAATGCTTTGTAGCGGATAATCTATATCTTTACCTTGTTTTTGTGGACGTGGGGAGAAATATACTTAAATATAAATTACTTTATTCATGAAAAAGAGCGTTATATTACTTTTGAGTGTTACCGCATTAGTAACGTCTTGTAAGGATGGAGCTAAGCAGGTAAACAACCCATTAATGCAGAAGTTTGAAACCCCGTTTCAAGCTCCGCCTTTTGATAAGATAAAACCGGCGGATTACAAGCCGGCTTTCGAGGAAGGTATGAAACAACACAAGGCAGAAATTGAGGCTATCGTGAATAACCCGGAAGAACCGACTTTCGAGAACACGATCGTGGCTCTTGATAAAGCCGGGGAGTTGCTGAATCAGACCTCATCGATATTCTTTAACCTGTACGAGGCGATGAAGAATGATGAAATGCAACAATTAGCCATGGAAATCAGTCCTGCCGTAACAGCCCACGGGGATGAGATTAACATGAATCCTAAATTGTTTGCTCGGATCAAGGCATTGTACGACAAACGGGAGACTTTGGGATTGGATGCTCTGGCTTTGCGTACGTTGGAACTGTATTACAATGATTTCGTGCGTGGTGGTGCGAATCTGAATGATGCCGATAAGGCTAAGATGATGCAGATTAATGGTGAGTTGGCTAAATTGAGTTTACAATATGGTGATAACCTATTGAAAGAGACAAATGCTTTCACGTTGGTTGTTGATAACGAGAAAGACTTGGCCGGACTTCCGGAAACTTCTATTGCCGCCGCTGCGGCCGAGGCTAAAGACCGGGGCATGGAAGGTAAATGGGTTTTCACGGTTCAAAAACCAAGTATGATTCCTTTCCTGACGTATGCCCAAAATCGTGATTTGCGGGAGAAGTTATACAAGGGATATTATATGCGCGGGAATAATGACAATGCTAATGACAACAAGGCCGTGTTAGCTAAAATGGTGAACTTGAGAACGGAAAAAGCTAAATTGTTGGGATTTGACACTTATGCCGCTTACGTGGTAGATGTGAACATGGCCAAAACCCCGAAGGCTATCTATGATTTCATGGGACGTGTGTGGGAACCAGCATTGAAAGTTGCCAAACAGGAATTGGCTGAAATGCAAGCTATTGCCACGAAAGAGGGGATGACGTCTAAACTGGAAAGTTGGGATTGGTGGTATTACGCGGAGAAATTGCGGAAACAGAAATATGATCTGGACGAATCCGAGATGGCTCCTTATCTGAAATTGGAAAACGTGCGGGATGGAATGTTTGCGGTTGCCAATAAATTATATGGAATCACCATGCATAAAAGAACGGATATTCCGTTATATCACCCGCAAGTGGAAACTTACGAGGTGAAAGATGTTGACGGAACTTCTCTCGGAATTTTGTATTTGGATTATTACACTCGTGCCAGCAAGTCAGCAGGAGCATGGATGACCGAATTCCGTCACTACACGAAAGTGAACGGACAGGAAGAAATGCCATTAGTTTCTGTGGTTTATAATTTCTCTCCGGCCGTGGGGGATGCTCCCGTTTTGTTGAGTTGGGATGACACGGAAACGATGTTCCATGAATTCGGACACGCCTTGCACGGATTCTTTACTCGTGGCGATTACCAGCGGATTGCGGGTACGATTCCTCACGATATGGTAGAGTTACCGTCGCAGGTGATGGAGAATTGGGCGAGTGAACCGGAAGTGTTGAAAATGTATGCAAAACATTACCAGACTGGCGAGACTATGCCGGACGCGTTAATCCAGAAGATTCAGGAGAGCGGACATTTTAATCAGGGATTTGCGACGGTAGAATACGTGGCAGCGGCTTTACTGGATATGGATTGGTACTCTAATACAGAAGTGAAAGATTTTGACGTGAACGCTTTCGAGAAAGCCTCTATGGATAAATACGGTTTGATCAAAGAGATATTACCTCGCTATCGTTCCACGTATTTCTCTCATATTTTTGATGGCGGTTACAGTGCCGGATATTACGTGTATCTCTGGGCCGAAGTGTTGGACGCTGACGCTTTCCAAGCTTTCAAATCTTCTGGGGATATTTATAACAAAGAGTTGGCAGCCAAGTTTAGAAAATATGTTCTGTCAGAAGGCGGATATGCTGACCCTATGCAGCAGTATATCAAATTCCGTGGTCAGGAGCCATCGGAAGATCCTTTGTTGCATAAGAGAGGATTGAAATAACAGGAAAGTCCGTAAAGTTCGTAAGGTTTATAAAGTTTATAAGGTCTGTAAAGTTTGTGAATCCTTGTGGATGATTTGTTCATGATGGCATTGTTGCCAATAAATAGTCTGAAGGATACCAAAAACTTTTGACTTTATGAACTTTACGGACTTTATAAACTAATTACGATGTGTGTGCGTGTATTTGTTCTTTTGCTTTGTTTATTATCTGTACAGGGTGGAAGACTGTTTGCCGTGGTACGGGGAATTGATTCATTGGCTCGGAATGAAAAATGTGCTGTTGTAACAGGAGTCGTGTATGATGTACAAGGCGAGGCGATAGCCGGGGTCAATATTATTGAAAAAGGAACGATGAACGGGGTAACTACCGATCGAGAAGGGAAATTCTCGCTTGAGGTAGATTTGCATGGAACGTTGATCGTCTCTTTTGTTGGCTATCGAACCCAGATCATCCCGATTGACGGGAGAACCGATTTAGTGATCACGTTGGAGCATGATTATATTCTTTTGGATGACGTGATCGTGACGGCATTGGGATTGCAAAAGAAAGAATCGGCCTTGTCTTACGCCGCTGTTCAGGTGAACAAGAATGAGTTAGTCCGGGTGAAAGATCCGAACATGATCGTGGCGTTGATGGGAAAAGTGGCCGGAATGCAAGTGAACCGGAGTTCTTCGGGAATGGGTGGCTCAGTGAAAGTCGTGATGCGGGGAAGTCGATCCGTGGCTGGGAATAATCAACCGTTGTACGTGATTGACGGGGTACCGATGTTGAACGAAAGCAGTGAACAACCTTACACGGCTATCGGGGGAACGGCTGATGCGGGAAATCGGGATGCCGGAGATGGAATTTCTAATTTGAACCCGGAAGATGTAGAGAGTATCAGCATCTTGAAAGGGGCCCCGGCCGCGGCCCTTTACGGGACACAGGCTGCCAACGGGGTTATTTTGATTACCACGAAGAAAGGATCGGTCGGGAAACAAGAGGTTTCTTTTACTTCCAGCGTGGTTTTTGATAAGGCGATGATGTTACCGAAGTTGCAGAATCATTACGGGATGAGCGATGAAATCGAGAGTTGGGGAGAGCGAGAGAATATAGCCACGGGTAACCCGATACCCTCTTTTTTTCGGACGGGAGTAACAGCGATTCACTCTTTGTCCTTCATGACAGGGAATGAGCGAGTACAAACTTATTTCTCGTATGCTAATACCACGGGGAAAGGGATTCTGGAGAATCATAAGTTGTCAAAACACAATATTAACTTGCGGGAAACGGCGACATTTTACGAGGGACGTTTGAAAATAGACGGGAATGTGAATCTATTGAGTCAGCACGTGAAAAATCGTCCTGTTCCGGGAGGATTCTACATGAACCCATTAGTTGGTCTGTATCGTTTCCCCCGGGGAATGGATATAACCGAATATAAAGAACATTTTGAAGTATGGAATGAAGAACGGCATTTGAACGTGCAGAATTGGCATGCCCCGACAGAGGATTTCGAGCAGAATCCATATTGGATACAGGAGCGAATCACGAGCCGGGATCAACGAATACGGGCTATTGTTTCCCTCGCATTGAACTTGAAAATTACAAATTGTTTTTCAGTTCAGGCCCGTGGAAACGTGGATTACGTGAACGATAAATTCCGTCAAAAATATTATGCCTCGACGGCCCCCGCGCTGGCAGGAGATAACGGGCGTTATATAGATTCCGGGAACGAACAGGTGCAAACGTACGGGGATGTGATTGGAACTTATAAAGGAAAGTTTAATGACTTTTCGCTGGATGTATCTTTAGGGGCCAGTATTAACCGGAAAAAAGTCAATGAACTTCGATACGATTCGAAGACCGCCTCTTTGAAATTCGCTAACGTGTTTAATATAGCGAACATAAACATGAATACATCTGCCTATATTTCAGAGCAGATTGATGCCGTCCGGGAGATGCAGTCATTGTTTGTCACGGCACAAGTAGGGTTTCGAGATTATCTATTTCTGGATGTTTCAGCCCGGAATGACTGGAGTTCTACTTTAGCGTACACGACCAGGGAATCGAGAGGCTTTTTCTATCCGTCCGTTGGTTTTTCTTGGTTGGTGAACCGGGTGCTGAAATTACCCGAACAGGTGACGAGTGGTAAGGTGCGGGCCACGTGGAGTAAGGTGGGAAATGACATTCCCTTGTATATCACGAATCCCGTGGCTCACGTTCTGGCCGGTGGGGGAATACAGGCATCGGATGCGGCTCCTTTTGAAGAGATGAAACCGGAGATGAGCTTGTCAATGGAGGTGGGAACGGAATGGAAATTCTTTGGCTCTCGCCTGCACGTTGACTTTACCTATTATCAGACGCATACCAAGAATCAGTTTTTCAAATTACCGGCAAAAGATGGCGACGAGTATGCCTATCGTTACGTGAATGCTGGAAATATTCAGAATACAGGTGTCGAGCTGATGATTGAGGGTACTCCGGTTGAGATTAAAAATTTCAGTTGGAAAACAGGAATAAATTACGCTTTCAACAAGAATAAAGTGGTTCGTTTGCACGCCGAGTTACCCGTGTTTCAATACGGGCCTTATGGTTTTTCATCCAGTTACGCAATGAAATTGAAGAAAGGAGGGGCTTTCGGGGATATATACGGTAAGGCATTCAAGCGGGATGCAGACGGGAAAATTCTTTACGAGACGGATGGAGAACATCAGGGATTGCCGATGATTGAAGGAGATGGGAACACGGTGAAAGTGGGAAATGCTAATCCGGATTTCACGTTGGGATGGACGAACACTTTCTCTTGGAAGGGATTGGTGTTGAGCTTGCTGATAGATGGTCGGTACGGGGGTAAAGTGTTGTCGCAGACACAGGCCGACATGGATATGTACGGGGTGACAAAAGTTACTGGGGATGCACGGGACAGGGGGTACGTGATGCTGGAAGGAGAGAAGATTACTAACGTGAAAGGGTTCTACAAGTCTATCGTCGGGGGACGTTCCGGGGTGACGGAATATTATATGTATGATGCCACTAATTTCCGTTTGCGGGAGTTGGCTTTGGGCTATACCTTCCCGAAGCGCTGGATGGAGGCAACGAAGTTTTTCCGGGATGTTCAACTGGCTTTTATTGCCCGAAATTTATTTTTTATATACAAGAAAGCGCCTTTTGACCCGGATCTGATTCTTTCCACGGGGAATGATAACCAAGCGATAGAAGTGTACGGGATGCCCACCACGAGAAGTATGGGATTCAGTTTACGTGTCATGTTTTAATTGGAAGAAAGAATGAGAGGTTTAATCTACATGATAATGGGGTTGATGTTCGTCTCTTGCACGGGACGTTTCAAGGACTTGAACACGGATAATACGGGAATCACGGATGAGGATATGCAAGTCGATCTGAATCACCTGGGCATACCGTTAAACGTGATTCAGCAAGGGATTTATTTTAACTATGATTACGGGAAGGGGAAGAATTGGCCTTATCAGTTGATGCAGAATCTGAGTGCCGATATGTTTAGCGGGTACATGCACGATTACAAACCTCTAAACGGTGGAAGTCATAACTCCGATTATAACCTGCAAGACGGGTGGAACGGGACGTTGTGGGAGAATACCTACGCTTACATCATGCCCCAGATTAAACGACTGGAGGATTCTACCCGGTTAAAATACCCTGCCGTCTATGCTGTCACTGAAATATTGAAAGTGGAAGTGATGCATCGGGTCTCTGATTATTATGGTCCTGTCATTTACACGAGTTTCGGAAATAAAAAAATGATATACCTGCCGGATTCGCAACAGGATGTTTATTATCGTTTTCTGGATGATTTGAAAACGGCGGTGGGGATATTGGAAAATCACGTGAATTTAGCTGGCTACACACCTGAATTTTCCCGTTTCGACTTGTTGTTGGATGGTAAGGTCGAATCGTGGATTCGGTTTGCCAACTCGTTGCGTTTGCGTCTGGCAATCCGGATGGCAATGGCCAATCCGGATAGAGCCCGGCAAGAGTTCGTGGACGCTTTCGCTGATCCCCACGGTTTTTTTGAAGAACCCACGCAACAGGTGGCCGTGACGACAGACAATGAATATACTAACCCGTTGGGCGAGATTAACCGGGTGTGGGGCGAGGTGTACATGAATGCGTCCATGGAATCTATTCTGAATGGTTTTGATGATCCCCGGCGAGAGGCTTTTTTCGAACCTTGTCCCGATGATGTTCTTTTGCAGGATCGAGATGGACGGGATTCGGTTCGTATCCCCTTGAAAGGGCAGTATCGGGGAATCCGTCAAGGAACCATGTTTGCTCACACGCTTTATTCCGCTTTGTCGAAAATATACGTGAATGTCCGGACGAAACCGATTCTGATGACGGCTGCCGAGGTCTGGTTCCTGCGGGCGGAAGCCGCTTTGCGGGGATGGACGACGGAGGACCCCGGAATTTGTTACGAACAGGGCATCCGGTGTTCATTCTCCCAGTGGCAGGTGCCCGGTGTGGAAACTTATTTACAGAGTGATTGTCGGGCGACTGATTTCGAGGATGCCTTTACCCCCGGGAATAATATCAAGGCTCGTTGTTTGGTTACTCCCCGTTGGGATGATGCCGCCTCTGACGAGATGAAACTGGAACGGATTATCACGCAAAAATGGCTGGCAGTTTTCCCGGAAGGTTGCGAGGCATGGGCAGAACAACGAAGGACAGGTTATCCGAGATTATTCCCCGTACGGTATAACAATAGTCGTAACGGGTGTGTTGACATGGAAAAGATGATTCGTCGTCTGAATTATCCCTCTTCTATTCTTGATAATGATAACGGGCAATACGAGATGTTGGTCGATGCCTTGGGAGGTCCGGATCATGCCGGAACTCCTTTGTGGTGGGATACTGGACGGAATTTTTAGGCACCTTGTTTATTGCGGCAAGAGAAAAAGATATAAAATTTTAGGCTATAAAATCGAAACTTTATCAAGTTCTTTTCGTTTCTATAGGTGTTGAAAACGAAATAAAAACGAACTTTTAAATATTTATAGTTATGATGAAAGGAAATATCGGTTTAGATGCTGCAATGATTAAATCCAGCAAAACCATTTTGAATAACCTGTTGGCTGATCATTTTGTTTTACTCGCTAAAACTTGGA
Proteins encoded in this region:
- a CDS encoding aminopeptidase C; protein product: MIKHSFLCMVILLVSISTAVFAQKGGPRSGYNFTTVVDLKTTPVKNQQSVGTCWDYATLSFLESELLRKGKPVYDLAELYVAKNAYFEKGLRYVQFHGKTNFSEGGQAHDVIDMIKKYGIVPEEVYTGLQYGRDFHIHAEMVAALQGILDAVNKNPNRQITPVWTKGFMRYIEAYLGDTPETFTYEGKEYTPQSFAASLDLNLNDYVELTSFQMYPFYEEVELTIPDNWMHARYYNLPIDELMEVMNNALKNGYSVCWDGDVSHNGFSHPNGLAILPTNNPEEMINAEIDKWTTLSAKDRERKMQSFESPVPEMRVDDNKRQFTFNNRQTTDDHLMHITGMLKDQNGTIYYKTKNSWGEDRNPFGGYLYMSEPFCRLQTVAIMVHKDAIPKAIRKKLGL
- a CDS encoding M3 family metallopeptidase; this encodes MKKSVILLLSVTALVTSCKDGAKQVNNPLMQKFETPFQAPPFDKIKPADYKPAFEEGMKQHKAEIEAIVNNPEEPTFENTIVALDKAGELLNQTSSIFFNLYEAMKNDEMQQLAMEISPAVTAHGDEINMNPKLFARIKALYDKRETLGLDALALRTLELYYNDFVRGGANLNDADKAKMMQINGELAKLSLQYGDNLLKETNAFTLVVDNEKDLAGLPETSIAAAAAEAKDRGMEGKWVFTVQKPSMIPFLTYAQNRDLREKLYKGYYMRGNNDNANDNKAVLAKMVNLRTEKAKLLGFDTYAAYVVDVNMAKTPKAIYDFMGRVWEPALKVAKQELAEMQAIATKEGMTSKLESWDWWYYAEKLRKQKYDLDESEMAPYLKLENVRDGMFAVANKLYGITMHKRTDIPLYHPQVETYEVKDVDGTSLGILYLDYYTRASKSAGAWMTEFRHYTKVNGQEEMPLVSVVYNFSPAVGDAPVLLSWDDTETMFHEFGHALHGFFTRGDYQRIAGTIPHDMVELPSQVMENWASEPEVLKMYAKHYQTGETMPDALIQKIQESGHFNQGFATVEYVAAALLDMDWYSNTEVKDFDVNAFEKASMDKYGLIKEILPRYRSTYFSHIFDGGYSAGYYVYLWAEVLDADAFQAFKSSGDIYNKELAAKFRKYVLSEGGYADPMQQYIKFRGQEPSEDPLLHKRGLK
- a CDS encoding SusC/RagA family TonB-linked outer membrane protein translates to MCVRVFVLLLCLLSVQGGRLFAVVRGIDSLARNEKCAVVTGVVYDVQGEAIAGVNIIEKGTMNGVTTDREGKFSLEVDLHGTLIVSFVGYRTQIIPIDGRTDLVITLEHDYILLDDVIVTALGLQKKESALSYAAVQVNKNELVRVKDPNMIVALMGKVAGMQVNRSSSGMGGSVKVVMRGSRSVAGNNQPLYVIDGVPMLNESSEQPYTAIGGTADAGNRDAGDGISNLNPEDVESISILKGAPAAALYGTQAANGVILITTKKGSVGKQEVSFTSSVVFDKAMMLPKLQNHYGMSDEIESWGERENIATGNPIPSFFRTGVTAIHSLSFMTGNERVQTYFSYANTTGKGILENHKLSKHNINLRETATFYEGRLKIDGNVNLLSQHVKNRPVPGGFYMNPLVGLYRFPRGMDITEYKEHFEVWNEERHLNVQNWHAPTEDFEQNPYWIQERITSRDQRIRAIVSLALNLKITNCFSVQARGNVDYVNDKFRQKYYASTAPALAGDNGRYIDSGNEQVQTYGDVIGTYKGKFNDFSLDVSLGASINRKKVNELRYDSKTASLKFANVFNIANINMNTSAYISEQIDAVREMQSLFVTAQVGFRDYLFLDVSARNDWSSTLAYTTRESRGFFYPSVGFSWLVNRVLKLPEQVTSGKVRATWSKVGNDIPLYITNPVAHVLAGGGIQASDAAPFEEMKPEMSLSMEVGTEWKFFGSRLHVDFTYYQTHTKNQFFKLPAKDGDEYAYRYVNAGNIQNTGVELMIEGTPVEIKNFSWKTGINYAFNKNKVVRLHAELPVFQYGPYGFSSSYAMKLKKGGAFGDIYGKAFKRDADGKILYETDGEHQGLPMIEGDGNTVKVGNANPDFTLGWTNTFSWKGLVLSLLIDGRYGGKVLSQTQADMDMYGVTKVTGDARDRGYVMLEGEKITNVKGFYKSIVGGRSGVTEYYMYDATNFRLRELALGYTFPKRWMEATKFFRDVQLAFIARNLFFIYKKAPFDPDLILSTGNDNQAIEVYGMPTTRSMGFSLRVMF
- a CDS encoding SusD/RagB family nutrient-binding outer membrane lipoprotein, whose translation is MRGLIYMIMGLMFVSCTGRFKDLNTDNTGITDEDMQVDLNHLGIPLNVIQQGIYFNYDYGKGKNWPYQLMQNLSADMFSGYMHDYKPLNGGSHNSDYNLQDGWNGTLWENTYAYIMPQIKRLEDSTRLKYPAVYAVTEILKVEVMHRVSDYYGPVIYTSFGNKKMIYLPDSQQDVYYRFLDDLKTAVGILENHVNLAGYTPEFSRFDLLLDGKVESWIRFANSLRLRLAIRMAMANPDRARQEFVDAFADPHGFFEEPTQQVAVTTDNEYTNPLGEINRVWGEVYMNASMESILNGFDDPRREAFFEPCPDDVLLQDRDGRDSVRIPLKGQYRGIRQGTMFAHTLYSALSKIYVNVRTKPILMTAAEVWFLRAEAALRGWTTEDPGICYEQGIRCSFSQWQVPGVETYLQSDCRATDFEDAFTPGNNIKARCLVTPRWDDAASDEMKLERIITQKWLAVFPEGCEAWAEQRRTGYPRLFPVRYNNSRNGCVDMEKMIRRLNYPSSILDNDNGQYEMLVDALGGPDHAGTPLWWDTGRNF